The following proteins are encoded in a genomic region of Takifugu rubripes chromosome 21, fTakRub1.2, whole genome shotgun sequence:
- the arsk gene encoding arylsulfatase K isoform X1, with product MSVKLSALILLFLAFHQVLARNRTRPNFLVVMSDAFDGRLTFDPGSKVVKLPFINYLRELGVTFINAYTNSPICCPSRAAMWSGQFVHLTQSWNNYKCLDANATTWMDLLEVNGYLTKMMGKLDYTSGSHSVSNRVEAWTRDVQFLLRQEGRPVTQLVGNMSTVRIMGKDWENIDKATQWIQQRAESSQQPFALYLGLNLPHPYKTESLGPTAGGSTFRTSPHWLEKVSSEHVTVPKWLPGAAMHPVDFYSTFTKNCSGFFTEEEIMNIRAFYYAMCAEADAMLGQLISALRETHLLNNTVVIFTADHGELAMEHRQFYKMSMFEGSSHVPLLFMGPGLMSGVEADQLVSLVDIYPTVLDLADVPPVGSLSGYSLLPLLSTCSSCPGRPHPDWVLSEYHGCNANASTYMLRSGRWKYIAYADGLRVPPQLFDMILDKEELHNVVFKFSEVSAQLDKLLRSIVHYPEVSAAVHLYNKESFVAWRHTLGRNYSQVISSLRWHVDWQRNPLANERAIDEWLYGSF from the exons ATGTCGGTAAAATTATCAGCCctgattttgctttttctgGCTTTTCATCAAGTTTTGGCCCGTAATAGAACCCGACCAAACTTTTTGGTGGTGATGAGTGATGCTTTT GACGGAcgattgacctttgaccctggcaGCAAAGTTGTGAAGCTGCCATTCATAAACTACCTCCGAGAGCTTGGTGTCACCTTCATAAATGCTTACACGAACTCACCCATCTGCTGCCCCTCCCGCGCAG CAATGTGGAGCGGTCAGTTTGTTCACCTCACGCAGTCGTGGAACAACTACAAGTGTCTTGATGCCAATGCGACAACATGGATGGATCTGCTGGAGGTGAATGGTTACCTTACCAAGATGATGGGTAAGCTGGACTACACCTCAGGGAGCCACTCTGTCAG CAATCGAGTTGAGGCGTGGACACGAGACGTTCAGTTTCTTCTGCGCCAAGAGGGCCGGCCTGTTACGCAACTTGTTGGGAACATGTCAACAGTCAGGATCATGGGAAAAGACTGGGAAAACATAGACAAGGCTACGCAGTGGATCCAGCAGAGAGCCGAATCCTCACAGCAGCCATTCGCTCTCTACCTCGGCCTGAACCTGCCTCACCCCTATAAAACCGAATCCCTGGGGCCGACGGCAGGAGGCTCCACCTTCCGTACCTCACCACACTGGCTGGAGAAG GTGTCTTCTGAGCATGTCACTGTTCCTAAATGGCTTCCAGGCGCCGCCATGCACCCCGTGGACTTCTACTCCACCTTCACCAAAAACTGCAGTGGCTTTTTTACTGAGGAGGAAATCATGAACATACGAGCCTTCTATTACGCCATGTGTGCTGAAGCTGATGCCATGCTGG GTCAGCTGATCTCAGCCCTGAGAGAAACCCATCTGCTCAACAACACCGTTGTTATATTCACGGCTGACCACGGCGAACTGGCCATGGAGCACCGGCAGTTCTACAAAATGTCCATGTTTGAAGGCAGTTCCCAtgttcccctcctcttcatggGGCCAGGTCTGATGTCAGGCGTTGAGGCCGACCAGCTAGTTTCCCTGGTTGATATATATCCCACCGTCCTGG ACCTTGCCGACGTTCCACCTGTCGGTAGTCTGAGTGGCTACTcgctccttcctctgctgtcCACGTGCAGCTCTTGTCCAGGCAGACCACATCCAGACTGGGTTCTAAGTGAATATCATGGTTGTAACGCCAATGCGTCTACCTACATGCTCAGAAGTGGTCGTTGGAAGTATATTGCTTATGCAGATGGCCTGAGGGTCCCTCCGCAGCTTTTTG ATATGATTCTGGACAAGGAGGAACTGCATAATGTAGTCTTCAAATTCTCAGAGGTGTCTGCACAGTTGGACAAGCTGTTGCGTAGCATAGTGCACTACCCAGAAGTCTCAGCAGCCGTCCACCTGTACAATAAAGAGTCGTTTGTTGCCTGGAGACACACTTTAGGGAGAAACTACAGCCAAGTCATTTCGTCCCTCAGGTGGCACGTGGATTGGCAAAGGAATCCATTAGCCAATGAGAGAGCTATAGATGAGTGGCTCTATGGCTCTTTTTAA
- the arrdc3a gene encoding arrestin domain-containing protein 3a: protein MVLGKVKSFTVSFDCLNDSNVPVFSSGDCVSGRVTIEVTGEIRVKSLKIHAKGLAKVRWTESRNAGSNTAYTQNYTEEVEYLNHKDILIGHERDDDNSEEGLTTIHSGRHEYAFSLELPQTPLATSFEGKHGSVRYWVKAELHRPWLLPMKTKKEFTVFEHIDINTPLLLSPQAGTKDKTLCCWFCTSGPISLSAKIERKGYTPGESIQIFAEIENCSSRMVVPKAAIYQTQTFYAKGKMKEVKQLVANLRGESLSSGKTETWSGKMLKIPPVSPSILDCNIIRVEYSLMVYVDIPGAINLSLNLPLVIGTIPLHPFGSRTSSVSSQCSMSWLGMGLPERPEAPPSYAEIVTEEQRQGSLDVPAAREELDGPLFAYIHEFRFQPPPLYSEVDPNPDHASRAEERRLDACPSR, encoded by the exons ATGGTGCTCGGCAAGGTAAAGAGCTTCACCGTGAGCTTCGACTGTCTCAATGACAGCAACGTGCCCGTTTTCTCCAGCGGGGACTGCGTCTCAGGGAGGGTAACCATCGAAGTCACCGGAGAGATCCGCGTCAAATCCCTCAAAATCCACGCAAAAGGATTAGCAAAAGTTCGCTGGACGGAATCGAGAAACGCAGGATCCAACACTGCCTACACGCAGAACTACACAGAAGAAGTGGAATACCTGAATCACAAAGATATCTTAATCGGACACGAGAGAG ATGATGACAACTCTGAGGAAGGTCTCACCACCATCCATTCAGGGAGACATGAGTATGCATTCAGCCTGGAGCTTCCACAGAC ACCCTTGGCTACCTCTTTTGAAGGGAAGCATGGCAGTGTGCGCTACTGGGTGAAGGCAGAACTCCACAGGCCCTGGCTCCTGCCCATGAAGACCAAGAAGGAATTTACAGTTTTTGAGCACATTGACATCAACACTCCATTATTGCTG TCACCACAGGCTGGCACAAAAGACAAAACCCTTTGCTGTTGGTTCTGCACCTCAGGTCCGATTTCCTTAAGTGCCAAAATTGAAAGGAAGGGATACACCCCAG GAGAGTCGATCCAGATCTTCGCAGAGATTGAGAACTGCTCGTCCCGCATGGTGGTGCCCAAGGCAGCCATCTACCAGACACAGACCTTCTATGCCAAAGGGAAGATGAAGGAGGTCAAGCAGCTGGTGGCCAATCTGAGAGGAGAGTCTTTATCCTCAGGCAAGACGGAGACCTGGAGCGGGAAAATGCTGAAGATcccacctgtctctccctccattCTGGACTGCAACATCATCAGAGTGGAATACTCTCTCATG GTATATGTGGACATACCCGGGGCTATAAACCTTTCCCTAAACCTGCCACTGGTCATTGGTACcatccccctccaccccttcGGCTCCCGCACATCCAGTGTGAGCAGCCAGTGCAGCATGAGCTGGCTGGGTATGGGTCTGCCTGAGCGACCCGAAG CGCCGCCGAGCTATGCAGAGATTGTGACCGAGGAGCAGAGACAGGGCAGCCTGGACGTGCCAGCGGCCCGAGAGGAGCTGGACGGGCCTCTCTTTGCCTACATCCACGAGTTCCGCTTCCAGCCGCCACCTCTGTATTCTGAG GTTGATCCTAATCCAGATCACGCCAGCCGCGCGGAGGAGCGCCGGCTGGATGCCTGTCCGTCGCGTTGA
- the arsk gene encoding arylsulfatase K isoform X2: MWSGQFVHLTQSWNNYKCLDANATTWMDLLEVNGYLTKMMGKLDYTSGSHSVSNRVEAWTRDVQFLLRQEGRPVTQLVGNMSTVRIMGKDWENIDKATQWIQQRAESSQQPFALYLGLNLPHPYKTESLGPTAGGSTFRTSPHWLEKVSSEHVTVPKWLPGAAMHPVDFYSTFTKNCSGFFTEEEIMNIRAFYYAMCAEADAMLGQLISALRETHLLNNTVVIFTADHGELAMEHRQFYKMSMFEGSSHVPLLFMGPGLMSGVEADQLVSLVDIYPTVLDLADVPPVGSLSGYSLLPLLSTCSSCPGRPHPDWVLSEYHGCNANASTYMLRSGRWKYIAYADGLRVPPQLFDMILDKEELHNVVFKFSEVSAQLDKLLRSIVHYPEVSAAVHLYNKESFVAWRHTLGRNYSQVISSLRWHVDWQRNPLANERAIDEWLYGSF, translated from the exons ATGTGGAGCGGTCAGTTTGTTCACCTCACGCAGTCGTGGAACAACTACAAGTGTCTTGATGCCAATGCGACAACATGGATGGATCTGCTGGAGGTGAATGGTTACCTTACCAAGATGATGGGTAAGCTGGACTACACCTCAGGGAGCCACTCTGTCAG CAATCGAGTTGAGGCGTGGACACGAGACGTTCAGTTTCTTCTGCGCCAAGAGGGCCGGCCTGTTACGCAACTTGTTGGGAACATGTCAACAGTCAGGATCATGGGAAAAGACTGGGAAAACATAGACAAGGCTACGCAGTGGATCCAGCAGAGAGCCGAATCCTCACAGCAGCCATTCGCTCTCTACCTCGGCCTGAACCTGCCTCACCCCTATAAAACCGAATCCCTGGGGCCGACGGCAGGAGGCTCCACCTTCCGTACCTCACCACACTGGCTGGAGAAG GTGTCTTCTGAGCATGTCACTGTTCCTAAATGGCTTCCAGGCGCCGCCATGCACCCCGTGGACTTCTACTCCACCTTCACCAAAAACTGCAGTGGCTTTTTTACTGAGGAGGAAATCATGAACATACGAGCCTTCTATTACGCCATGTGTGCTGAAGCTGATGCCATGCTGG GTCAGCTGATCTCAGCCCTGAGAGAAACCCATCTGCTCAACAACACCGTTGTTATATTCACGGCTGACCACGGCGAACTGGCCATGGAGCACCGGCAGTTCTACAAAATGTCCATGTTTGAAGGCAGTTCCCAtgttcccctcctcttcatggGGCCAGGTCTGATGTCAGGCGTTGAGGCCGACCAGCTAGTTTCCCTGGTTGATATATATCCCACCGTCCTGG ACCTTGCCGACGTTCCACCTGTCGGTAGTCTGAGTGGCTACTcgctccttcctctgctgtcCACGTGCAGCTCTTGTCCAGGCAGACCACATCCAGACTGGGTTCTAAGTGAATATCATGGTTGTAACGCCAATGCGTCTACCTACATGCTCAGAAGTGGTCGTTGGAAGTATATTGCTTATGCAGATGGCCTGAGGGTCCCTCCGCAGCTTTTTG ATATGATTCTGGACAAGGAGGAACTGCATAATGTAGTCTTCAAATTCTCAGAGGTGTCTGCACAGTTGGACAAGCTGTTGCGTAGCATAGTGCACTACCCAGAAGTCTCAGCAGCCGTCCACCTGTACAATAAAGAGTCGTTTGTTGCCTGGAGACACACTTTAGGGAGAAACTACAGCCAAGTCATTTCGTCCCTCAGGTGGCACGTGGATTGGCAAAGGAATCCATTAGCCAATGAGAGAGCTATAGATGAGTGGCTCTATGGCTCTTTTTAA